One window of Pocillopora verrucosa isolate sample1 chromosome 9, ASM3666991v2, whole genome shotgun sequence genomic DNA carries:
- the LOC131769510 gene encoding L-rhamnose-binding lectin CSL2 isoform X1 produces MYHNYYLLLQGFLLLASLEELSFLNNGALYQVSAFKTKRSCQDDTMNLHCPAPKVLKIYCATYRQTKSDNCTRKSEYCALDDKKKLTSERCEGKTACNVTVDTSTMGDNCPGMLTLKYLKVMYRCGLPIVNDMDPRKDIKIKYICQGDSMYLSCTASEVLNIIQARYGREKKDKNKICIGRRMDYVNTAEYCAPDDREDFVKGRCEGRTKCNFTVDTSTMGDKCPGMSVHKDLNVMYGCVEKVSPTPPTTVPPTAFAENKSTTVLTKPSSPSAPFNYATQSTTTEMSPKYPDDNDEEDDSAGYGFVIYNTGYGNQISHVMTALLFVVNFHFQPL; encoded by the exons ATGTATCACAATTATTATCTTCTGCTTCAAGGATTCCTTTTGCTTGCTTCCCTCGAGGAATTGTCGTTTCTCAATAATG GTGCGCTGTATCAAGTGAGCGCCTTCAAAACCAAACGCAGTTGCCAGGATGACACGATGAACCTACATTGCCCGGCCCCAAAGGTGCTGAAGATCTATTGTGCAACTTACCGTCAAACGAAAAGTGACAATTGCACAAGGAAATCTGAATATTGTGCtcttgatgataaaaaaaaattgacaagtgAGCGTTGCGAAGGAAAAACGGCGTGCAATGTCACAGTAGATACGAGTACAATGGGAGATAATTGTCCCGGCATGTTGACCCTTAAGTATCTGAAAGTCATGTATAGGTGTG GACTGCCCATAGTTAATGATATGGATCCACGTAAGGACATCAAAATTAAATACATCTGCCAGGGCGACTCGATGTATTTAAGTTGCACGGCCTCAGAGGTGCTTAATATCATCCAGGCAAGATACGGGCgagagaaaaaagataaaaacaaaatttgcataGGGAGAAGGATGGATTATGTCAACACTGCTGAATATTGCGCCCCAGATGATAGGGAAGATTTTGTAAAAGGGCGTTGTGAAGGACGCACAAAGTGTAATTTCACAGTAGATACGAGTACCATGGGAGACAAGTGTCCGGGCATGTCGGTCCATAAGGATCTGAATGTCATGTATGGCTGCG taGAGAAAGTATCACCTACACCACCTACGACCGTACCCCCTACCGCGTTCGCCGAAAACAAGTCTACAACGGTATTGACAAAACCTTCCTCACCCTCTGCACCCTTTAACTACGCAACCCAGTCCACGACGACTGAGATGAGCCCGAAGTATCCTGACGACAATGATGAAGAAGACGACTCCGCTGGTTATGGCTTTGTCATATATAATACTGGATACGGCAATCAGATCTCTCATGTAATGACAGCCTTGCTGtttgttgtaaattttcattttcaacctcTGTAA
- the LOC131769510 gene encoding L-rhamnose-binding lectin CSL2 isoform X2, with protein sequence MNLHCPAPKVLKIYCATYRQTKSDNCTRKSEYCALDDKKKLTSERCEGKTACNVTVDTSTMGDNCPGMLTLKYLKVMYRCGLPIVNDMDPRKDIKIKYICQGDSMYLSCTASEVLNIIQARYGREKKDKNKICIGRRMDYVNTAEYCAPDDREDFVKGRCEGRTKCNFTVDTSTMGDKCPGMSVHKDLNVMYGCVEKVSPTPPTTVPPTAFAENKSTTVLTKPSSPSAPFNYATQSTTTEMSPKYPDDNDEEDDSAGYGFVIYNTGYGNQISHVMTALLFVVNFHFQPL encoded by the exons ATGAACCTACATTGCCCGGCCCCAAAGGTGCTGAAGATCTATTGTGCAACTTACCGTCAAACGAAAAGTGACAATTGCACAAGGAAATCTGAATATTGTGCtcttgatgataaaaaaaaattgacaagtgAGCGTTGCGAAGGAAAAACGGCGTGCAATGTCACAGTAGATACGAGTACAATGGGAGATAATTGTCCCGGCATGTTGACCCTTAAGTATCTGAAAGTCATGTATAGGTGTG GACTGCCCATAGTTAATGATATGGATCCACGTAAGGACATCAAAATTAAATACATCTGCCAGGGCGACTCGATGTATTTAAGTTGCACGGCCTCAGAGGTGCTTAATATCATCCAGGCAAGATACGGGCgagagaaaaaagataaaaacaaaatttgcataGGGAGAAGGATGGATTATGTCAACACTGCTGAATATTGCGCCCCAGATGATAGGGAAGATTTTGTAAAAGGGCGTTGTGAAGGACGCACAAAGTGTAATTTCACAGTAGATACGAGTACCATGGGAGACAAGTGTCCGGGCATGTCGGTCCATAAGGATCTGAATGTCATGTATGGCTGCG taGAGAAAGTATCACCTACACCACCTACGACCGTACCCCCTACCGCGTTCGCCGAAAACAAGTCTACAACGGTATTGACAAAACCTTCCTCACCCTCTGCACCCTTTAACTACGCAACCCAGTCCACGACGACTGAGATGAGCCCGAAGTATCCTGACGACAATGATGAAGAAGACGACTCCGCTGGTTATGGCTTTGTCATATATAATACTGGATACGGCAATCAGATCTCTCATGTAATGACAGCCTTGCTGtttgttgtaaattttcattttcaacctcTGTAA
- the LOC131769511 gene encoding latrophilin-like protein 1, whose translation MSAGRCWIFLISLASTVTGFTEVRAEIDRRIVRSKYVCENDVMHLNCSPKVLRIEGADFGESLDSICTKGEVSSQRCKLLEVTNILKPACDNKKNCWITVLDNIFGDPCKGVNVSKQRSSSAYLNVLFACVKPVSSGKSTTSTTFISTAENNSIIATNSTASITFISTAGNNSINATNSTAPPMKSTATANNTQTLPLTTTKPNTKSDKEIPVFDPSMSVYLGALSGSMHVPSFSSLGLLAWISIFGIINSYC comes from the exons ATGTCGGCTGGGCGGTGCTGGATTTTCCTGATATCCTTAGCTTCCACTGTTACCGGCTTTACCGAAGTAAGAGCAG AAATAGACCGAAGAATTGTCCGCTCAAAGTACGTCTGCGAAAATGACGTCATGCACTTGAACTGCTCACCTAAAGTTCTTCGGATTGAGGGTGCTGACTTTGGTGAATCATTGGATAGTATATGTACCAAAGGAGAAGTGTCAAGTCAGCGGTGTAAGCTATTAGAGGTGACTAACATATTGAAGCCCGCAtgtgacaacaagaaaaactgTTGGATCACAGTATTGGACAACATATTTGGCGATCCTTGCAAAGGGGTGAACGTCTCTAAACAAAGGAGTTCATCTGCTTATCTCAACGTCTTGTTTGCTTGTG TAAAACCAGTGAGCAGTGGGAAGTCAACAACAAGTACAACCTTCATTTCAACTGCTGAGAACAATTCTATCATCGCCACTAACTCCACTGCCTCAATAACCTTCATTTCAACTGCTGGGAACAATTCTATCAACGCCACTAACTCCACTGCTCCACCGATGAAAAGTACCGCGACGGCTAACAACACTCAAACGCTGCccttaacaacaacaaagccAAACACGAAGTCAGACAAAGAAATACCTGTATTTGATCCAAGCATGTCAGTATATTTGGGAGCACTCTCAGGCTCTATGCATGTACcgagtttttcttctttgggtTTACTTGCCTGGATTTCCATATTTGGTATAATCAACTCTTATTGCTGA